The following proteins are encoded in a genomic region of Rattus rattus isolate New Zealand chromosome 2, Rrattus_CSIRO_v1, whole genome shotgun sequence:
- the Lypd4 gene encoding ly6/PLAUR domain-containing protein 4: MVLKGWRSLQLLCLLEAISLLPCAEALLCYEATASAFRAVSLHNWKWLLLRSMVCNQREGCEETIVFIETGTRKGILSFKGCSSAFSYPPQISYLVSPPGVSIASYSRVCRSYLCNNLTNLEPFVRLKASQPVSTLPSGKSCPTCVGKHDEECLPSFVTTENCPFSASACHSSTLHFQAGNLNTTFLIMGCARESRKLLSDFQHIGSIRVSEVINILDKSSAVGAGHCSRGPSWSALLCLLRLFRH; the protein is encoded by the exons ATGGTACTGAAGGGCTGGAGATCTCTGCAGCTGCTGTGCCTCTTAGAAGCCATCTCTTTACTGCCTT GTGCTGAAGCTCTTCTGTGCTACGAGGCAACAGCTTCAGCCTTCAGAGCTGTGTCCTTGCATAACTGGAAGTGGCTTCTGTTGAGGAGCATGGTGTGCAATCAGAGAGAGGGCTGCGAGGAGACCATAGTGTTCATCGAGACAG GGACCAGAAAGGGAATCTTGAGTTTCAAAGGCTGCAGCTCCGCCTTTTCCTACCCTCCACAAATCTCCTACCTCGTGTCTCCGCCTGGAGTGTCCATCGCCTCCTACAGCCGAGTCTGCAGGTCCTATCTCTGCAACAACCTAACCAACCTGGAGCCGTTCGTGAGACTCAAGGCCAGCCAACCCGTCTCCACACTGCCTTCTGGCAAAAGCTGTCCAACCTGCGTGGGCAAGCACGACGAGGAGTGTCTTCCAAGCTTCGTCACCACCGAGAACTGCCCCTTTTCTGCTTCCGCCTGTCACAGTTCCACCTTGCATTTTCAGGCAG GGAATCTCAATACCACCTTCCTCATCATGGGCTGTGCTCGTGAATCACGCAAGCTTTTATCAGACTTTCAGCACATTGGGAGCATCAGAGTGAGTGAGGTCATCAACATCCTAGATAAGTCCTCGGCTGTCGGTGCAGGGCACTGCAGTCGGGGTCCCTCTTGGAGCGCCCTCTTATGCCTTCTTAGACTCTTCAGACACTGA